One Lacunisphaera limnophila DNA window includes the following coding sequences:
- a CDS encoding GreA/GreB family elongation factor: MAPPRRKHIFRLPPPAPATIYVRRGFNRVLAEEFAALKAKRAELVVDKVEAHSQGDLRENFGFKAAKDAIRMVDRKMDELDRFYLRNTFIEVDPAAWLTKPTDTVQLGHVVVVEKEDVGAKKKHRFTFLLATHGETATDPETGIECLPHRSPLAAALLGLAANQPTPVTLPAGPAVLTVRSIRNPTQAELDRLLAPIKAPEFGED; this comes from the coding sequence ATGGCACCCCCGCGTCGCAAACACATTTTCCGCCTGCCGCCGCCGGCGCCCGCCACGATTTACGTGCGGCGGGGATTCAACCGCGTGCTGGCGGAGGAGTTCGCGGCGTTGAAGGCCAAGCGGGCGGAGCTGGTGGTGGACAAGGTCGAGGCGCACAGCCAGGGGGACCTGCGGGAGAATTTCGGGTTCAAGGCCGCCAAGGACGCGATCCGGATGGTGGATCGCAAGATGGACGAGCTCGACCGGTTCTACCTCCGCAACACCTTCATCGAAGTCGACCCGGCGGCGTGGCTGACGAAGCCGACGGACACGGTGCAGCTCGGGCACGTGGTCGTGGTCGAGAAGGAGGATGTCGGGGCGAAGAAGAAGCACCGGTTCACGTTCCTGCTGGCGACGCATGGGGAGACGGCCACCGACCCGGAAACGGGGATCGAGTGCCTGCCGCACCGTTCGCCGCTGGCCGCGGCGCTGCTCGGGCTGGCGGCGAACCAGCCGACGCCGGTGACGCTGCCGGCGGGACCGGCGGTCCTCACCGTGCGCTCGATCCGCAACCCGACGCAGGCGGAACTCGACCGGCTACTGGCGCCGATCAAGGCGCCGGAGTTCGGGGAGGATTAG
- a CDS encoding PilZ domain-containing protein, translating to MSTNETKTKESQRKQVRYEVSDDCRLRASIMVRSSDAASSGKDWSGTLVDLSSGGAHIQISLLAVAYVGDSCTLTLSHGGVKVPLRGSLAHYVCSSRYSVCGVKFDFFSGPDPVYLNFYKAIVASSTLKGGPTDSDVPDRYREEYRGPGFTKLVVWRDNKPERTLVGFDYTMARYGAALSMAGADMLKNKAAVGFRAAPTEERKAGGPLTAAQEAEARWEFSLAASNLPKAIPPDIRRFLRLVS from the coding sequence ATGAGTACGAACGAGACCAAGACCAAGGAATCCCAACGCAAGCAGGTGCGTTATGAGGTGAGCGACGACTGTCGCTTGCGTGCCTCGATCATGGTGCGGAGTTCCGATGCCGCCTCGTCGGGCAAGGATTGGTCGGGCACCCTCGTCGACCTGTCGTCCGGGGGGGCGCACATCCAGATCAGCCTCCTGGCGGTGGCGTATGTGGGGGACAGCTGCACGCTGACCCTGTCGCACGGCGGTGTGAAAGTGCCGTTGCGGGGCAGCCTGGCGCATTACGTGTGTTCCTCGCGGTACTCGGTGTGCGGCGTGAAATTCGATTTTTTCTCGGGACCGGATCCGGTGTATCTGAACTTTTACAAGGCGATCGTGGCCAGCTCGACGCTGAAGGGCGGCCCGACCGACAGCGACGTGCCGGACCGGTACCGCGAGGAATACCGCGGCCCGGGGTTCACGAAGCTGGTGGTGTGGCGGGACAACAAGCCGGAGCGGACGCTGGTCGGCTTCGACTACACGATGGCGCGCTACGGGGCGGCGCTGTCGATGGCGGGGGCCGACATGTTGAAGAACAAGGCCGCGGTGGGTTTTCGGGCGGCCCCGACGGAGGAACGCAAGGCGGGCGGACCGCTCACGGCGGCGCAGGAGGCGGAGGCGCGCTGGGAATTTTCCCTCGCGGCGTCGAACCTGCCGAAGGCGATCCCGCCGGATATCCGCCGCTTTTTGCGGCTGGTGAGCTGA
- a CDS encoding LLM class flavin-dependent oxidoreductase, which yields MVPFSVLDLSNIVQGGTVADALDRSRELARHAEQLGYRRFWLAEHHNMPGIASAATALVIAHVAAGTSTIRVGSGGIMLPNHSPLVIAEQFGTLAALYPGRIDLGLGRAPGTDQPTARALRRGGANAADTFPQDVQELQAYFHPTVPGQVVQAVPGAGSDVPIWILGSSLFGAQLAAAFGLPFAFASHFAPDHLEQALAIYRHDFQPSATLAQPYAMAAIGVIAADTDAAARRLATSLQQSFVLLRRGTPGLLPPPVDNMDGYWTPPEQAGVEHAFREAVVGSPETVQRGLEAFLRRTRVDELMVTAAIHDHTARLRSFELVAQIRDRL from the coding sequence ATGGTTCCGTTTTCCGTCCTCGATCTTTCCAACATTGTCCAAGGCGGCACCGTGGCCGACGCCTTGGACCGCTCCCGCGAGCTCGCCCGCCACGCCGAGCAACTGGGCTACCGCCGCTTCTGGCTGGCCGAACACCATAACATGCCCGGCATCGCCAGCGCCGCCACCGCGCTCGTGATCGCCCACGTCGCGGCCGGCACCTCCACCATCCGCGTCGGCTCCGGCGGCATCATGCTGCCCAACCACTCGCCCCTGGTCATCGCCGAGCAATTCGGCACCCTCGCCGCCCTCTACCCCGGCCGCATCGATCTCGGCCTCGGCCGCGCTCCCGGCACCGACCAGCCGACCGCCCGCGCCCTGCGCCGCGGCGGGGCCAACGCCGCCGACACCTTCCCGCAGGACGTGCAGGAACTGCAGGCCTACTTCCACCCCACCGTCCCCGGCCAGGTCGTGCAAGCCGTGCCCGGCGCCGGCTCGGACGTGCCGATCTGGATCCTCGGCTCGAGTCTCTTCGGCGCCCAGCTCGCCGCAGCGTTCGGCCTGCCCTTTGCCTTCGCCTCCCACTTCGCCCCGGACCACCTGGAGCAGGCCCTTGCGATCTACCGCCACGACTTCCAGCCCTCGGCCACCCTGGCCCAACCCTACGCCATGGCCGCGATCGGCGTCATCGCCGCCGACACCGATGCCGCCGCCCGGCGCCTCGCCACCTCGCTCCAGCAGAGCTTCGTCCTGCTCCGCCGGGGCACCCCGGGCCTGCTGCCGCCCCCGGTGGACAACATGGACGGCTACTGGACCCCGCCCGAGCAGGCCGGCGTCGAACACGCGTTCCGCGAGGCCGTCGTCGGCTCCCCCGAAACCGTGCAGCGCGGCCTCGAGGCCTTCCTCCGCCGCACCCGCGTGGACGAACTCATGGTCACCGCCGCCATCCACGACCACACCGCCCGCCTGCGCTCCTTCGAACTCGTGGCCCAGATCCGCGACCGCCTTTGA
- a CDS encoding OsmC family protein yields MKRSASAIWQGSLKAGKGSLTAPGGALKHTEYSFGSRFESGAGTNPEELIAAAHAGCFAMAFSAMLGEAGFTPDKIEVTAEVSLDQVPPAGWTVTASHLVMHAVIPGIDQAKFDEVAAKAKAGCPISRLLNAKISLTATLGA; encoded by the coding sequence ATGAAACGTTCCGCCTCCGCGATCTGGCAAGGTTCACTCAAGGCCGGCAAAGGCTCGCTCACCGCCCCGGGCGGTGCGCTCAAGCACACGGAATACTCCTTCGGCTCCCGCTTTGAATCGGGCGCCGGCACCAATCCCGAGGAACTGATCGCCGCGGCGCACGCGGGGTGTTTCGCGATGGCGTTCTCCGCCATGCTGGGCGAGGCGGGTTTCACGCCGGACAAGATCGAGGTCACCGCCGAGGTCAGCCTCGACCAGGTGCCGCCGGCGGGCTGGACGGTCACGGCCTCGCACCTGGTGATGCACGCGGTGATCCCGGGAATCGACCAGGCGAAGTTCGACGAAGTCGCGGCGAAGGCGAAGGCCGGGTGCCCGATTTCGCGGCTGCTCAATGCGAAGATCTCGCTGACGGCGACGCTGGGGGCGTGA